One part of the Chloroflexota bacterium genome encodes these proteins:
- a CDS encoding nuclear transport factor 2 family protein, with the protein MSEIDGWEGKRLEWGHTQQGVSVPMRGVSRTLTARLRIEGIRREDTNMSESASRETSEKPRALEEIEAIRKLKARYFRFLDTKLWDEMVGCFTADAVLAEHERNIFVEGGKPIVDFLKQGLGVDHIVTVHHGHNAEIEITSNTTARATWALNDYLLNRQNGKGTRGYGYYEDEYVKEKGEWKIKRTIVKHVHKEKFATEG; encoded by the coding sequence ATGAGCGAGATTGACGGATGGGAAGGCAAGCGACTAGAATGGGGGCACACACAACAGGGTGTCTCTGTCCCTATGAGAGGTGTGTCCAGAACACTTACAGCCCGCTTACGAATTGAAGGAATTCGAAGGGAGGATACCAACATGTCTGAGTCAGCAAGTAGAGAAACGAGTGAAAAGCCCCGCGCTCTGGAGGAAATCGAGGCTATCAGGAAACTGAAGGCCAGGTATTTTCGCTTCCTTGACACGAAGCTCTGGGACGAAATGGTCGGCTGTTTTACCGCGGATGCCGTGCTGGCAGAACACGAGCGAAACATCTTCGTTGAAGGTGGGAAGCCCATTGTGGATTTCTTGAAGCAAGGACTGGGTGTGGACCATATCGTGACTGTACACCATGGTCACAATGCTGAGATTGAAATAACCAGCAACACAACCGCCAGGGCCACATGGGCGCTAAACGACTACTTGCTCAATCGCCAGAACGGCAAAGGGACCAGGGGCTACGGCTACTATGAAGACGAGTATGTGAAGGAAAAGGGCGAGTGGAAAATAAAGAGAACAATCGTGAA
- a CDS encoding SDR family oxidoreductase, with protein sequence MGRQTIAELFDLKGKGAVVTGGAMGIGQAIAFRLAEAGANVMITDIAMEAANQTVEQIKATGGKAWAIQADVSSAADARKIAKTAVEVLGSLDILVNNAGVYPWSPVMEITEQMWDRTHDINLKGVFFCSQAAATEMIRAGRGGKIINIASKDGINPGGNAAASYVASKGGVIMLTKALALELAPHNILVNAVAPGGIVTPGGKGMARDLRAKGVDLVEVGKRAKERTPLGHAGEPDDIAKVVLFLASAAADYMTGSLLLVDGGYLLS encoded by the coding sequence ATGGGCAGGCAGACAATAGCCGAACTCTTCGACCTGAAGGGGAAGGGTGCTGTGGTGACCGGTGGCGCCATGGGCATCGGGCAAGCCATCGCCTTCAGACTGGCCGAGGCTGGCGCCAACGTTATGATCACCGATATCGCAATGGAGGCAGCCAACCAGACGGTAGAGCAGATTAAGGCCACAGGAGGCAAAGCCTGGGCTATTCAAGCCGACGTCAGTTCGGCTGCCGACGCCAGGAAGATAGCAAAGACTGCAGTAGAGGTACTGGGCAGCCTGGACATACTGGTCAACAATGCGGGCGTCTACCCCTGGTCGCCTGTCATGGAGATCACGGAACAGATGTGGGACAGAACACACGATATCAACCTCAAAGGGGTCTTTTTCTGTTCCCAGGCAGCGGCTACGGAGATGATCAGAGCTGGCCGCGGGGGAAAGATCATCAACATAGCCTCGAAAGACGGCATAAACCCAGGGGGCAATGCTGCAGCCTCATACGTTGCCTCCAAGGGCGGAGTGATCATGCTCACCAAGGCCCTGGCACTGGAACTGGCACCTCATAATATCCTGGTCAATGCCGTGGCCCCAGGTGGCATTGTGACGCCAGGTGGCAAAGGAATGGCGCGCGACCTCAGAGCGAAAGGGGTGGACCTCGTGGAAGTGGGCAAGAGGGCCAAGGAGCGCACGCCCTTGGGCCACGCCGGCGAACCTGATGATATTGCCAAGGTGGTACTCTTCTTGGCCAGTGCGGCGGCGGACT